The DNA region GCTCGTGTAGACATATGTCTTAGACAAACGTTCTTCACGACTTCGGGAGAGACCCAATGAGCACCACCGACAACACCCTCCGCGTTCTGGTCGCCGGTGGCGGCATTGCCGGTAATGCTGTTGCCCTGCAATTGCTTCGGGCCGGCATGGCGGTCACCGTTGTCGAGCGGGCGAGCGCGCCGCGGCCCGGCGGACAGGCGGTGGATCTGCGCGGGCCGAGCCGGGAAGTGGCGGAGCGGATGGGGTTGATGGAGGGCATCAACAAGTTCCTGCTGCACGAGAAGGGGATGAGCCTCGTCAAGGCGGATGGGACGCCGGTCTATCGGATGTCGATGGAGATGTTCGACGGGAAGGGGCCGGTCGCGGACATCGAGATCAGCCGCGGCGACCTGAACGGGGTGCTGCTCACCGAACTTGCTGGTGCGGGAGGCGAACTCGACTATCGGTACGGGGATTGGATCGAGACCATCGAGCAGGATGCCGAAGGCGCCACGGTCGGATTCAACTCGGGCCGCAGTGAGCGGTACGACCTGGTGATCGGCGCGGACGGGGTGCACTCGCGGACCCGGAAGATGGTGTTCGGCCCGGAGGAGGAGTTCACCACCTTCCTCGGCGGGTACATGTCCTTCTACACGATTCCGACCCCTTCGGATGTGGAGCAGGACTGGATGTCGATGCACGTGGTGCCGCGCGCCTCGCTCGGCATCCGCCCCGATTTCGACCCGGCCACCGCCAAGGCCATCATCACCCTGCGCACCGACGCCGACCCGGCCCTGCGCCGCGATATCACCGCCCAGCGCAAGCTGATTCGCGACATGCTGGCCGACGCGGGCTGGCTGGTCCCCGAGGCCCTGGAGCACCTGGAGGCCACCCCCGACTTCTACTTCGACGAGCTGGTCCGCGTCGACATGCCGACCCTGTCGAAGGGCCGCGTCACCCTGCTCGGTGACTCCGGCTTCTGCGGCTCCCCGATGACCGGAATGGGCACCGCCATGGCCATCGTCGGCGCCTACCTGCTCGCCGGCGAACTCGCCGCCACCCCAACCGATGTCGAGGGCGCCCTGGCCCGCTACGAGGCCCAGGTCACCCCGTTCCTCGAGAAGGCCAAGGAACTCCCCGGCGGCGGCATCCAAATGATGCTCCCCACCTCGAAGCTCGGCCTCACGATGATGCAGCAGGTCGGAAAACTCATGACCACCAAGCTGTTCCGCCCGATCATGATGAAGATGCTCGACCAGACCCAGGACTACGTGCTCCCGACCTACTGATCATCGACAGCGGGTTATGAACCCGAGCCGCTGGTCGCCGCGCCGAGTAGGCCGGAGAGGATGCTGGAGATCAGGGCGCCCGGTAGGTCGCTGGTGGCGGAGCCCGAGGCGAAGCCGCTGGCGGAGCCGGTCAGGTAGCCGCGGCCGGGGCCGTCTGTCGAGCCGGTGAAGGCGTCGCCGCCGGCGTTGGCCAGTTCATCCAGGCCGCAGGTGGCCAAGCCGCCGCCGGAGCCGCTGGTCAGGGCGGTGATGATGCCGTTGGTGAGGCCGGCGGCGGAACCGGCCTCGGGGCCGGCGGAGGATCCGCCCAGGAAGCCGAGGGCGGAGCCGGTGACCGAGCCGGTGGCGGCGGAACTGAGCCAGCCCTTGAGGAATCCCTGGAGACAGGCCATGCCGGGCGGCTGCACCTCGGCGGCGGGATCGGCCTGAGTGACGCTCGGGCCTTCGATGGGTAGTGGGTCGGCGGCGGCCGGTCCGGCCCCCAATGCAAGTGCGATGCCGACAGAAGCGGTGATCAGAAGTGTATTTCGCATCGAAGACTGCTTTCCCC from Nocardia tengchongensis includes:
- a CDS encoding FAD-dependent monooxygenase; the encoded protein is MSTTDNTLRVLVAGGGIAGNAVALQLLRAGMAVTVVERASAPRPGGQAVDLRGPSREVAERMGLMEGINKFLLHEKGMSLVKADGTPVYRMSMEMFDGKGPVADIEISRGDLNGVLLTELAGAGGELDYRYGDWIETIEQDAEGATVGFNSGRSERYDLVIGADGVHSRTRKMVFGPEEEFTTFLGGYMSFYTIPTPSDVEQDWMSMHVVPRASLGIRPDFDPATAKAIITLRTDADPALRRDITAQRKLIRDMLADAGWLVPEALEHLEATPDFYFDELVRVDMPTLSKGRVTLLGDSGFCGSPMTGMGTAMAIVGAYLLAGELAATPTDVEGALARYEAQVTPFLEKAKELPGGGIQMMLPTSKLGLTMMQQVGKLMTTKLFRPIMMKMLDQTQDYVLPTY